The Engystomops pustulosus chromosome 3, aEngPut4.maternal, whole genome shotgun sequence region tgtgctgtgtgcagggtctccagtgtatcctatgagatgtgacatcacactgcctgtctatactatctgtgtgtgctgtgtgcagagtctccagtgtatcctatgagatgtaacatcacactgcctgtctatactatctgtgtgctgtgtgcagggtctccagtgtaccctatgagatgtaacatcacactgcctgtctatactatctgtgtgctgtgtgcagggtctccagtgtatcctatgagatgtgacatcacactgcctgtctatactatctgtgtgctgtgtgcagggtctccagtgtatcctatgagatgtgacatcacactgcctgtgtatactatctgtgtgctgtgtgcagggtctccagtgtatcctatgagatgtgacatcacactgcctgtctatactatctgtgtgctgtgtgcagagtctccagtgtatcctatgagatgtgacatcacactgcctgtctatactatctgtgtgctgtgtgcagggtctccggtctatcctatgagatgtgacatcacactgcctgtctatactatctgtgtgtgctgtgtgcagagtctccagtgtatcctatgagatgtaacatcacactgcctgtctatactatctgtgtgctgtgtgcagggtctccagtgtatcctatgagatgtgacatcacactgcctgtctatactatctgtgtgctgtgtgcagggtctccggtctatcctatgagatgtgacatcacactgcctgtctatactatctgtgtgctgtgtgcagggtctccagtgtatcctatgagatgtgacatcacactgcctgtctatactatctgtgtgctgtgtgcagggtctccagtgtatcctatgagatgtgacatcacactgcctgtctatactatctgtgtgctgtgtgcagagtctccagtgtatcctatgagatgtgacatcacactgcctgtctatactatctgtgtgctgtgtgcagggtctccggtctatcctatgagatgtgacatcacactgcctgtctatactatctgtgtgtgctgtgtgcagatcctccagtgtatcctatgagatgtgacatcacactgcctgtctatactatctgtgtgctgtgtgcagggtctccagtgtatcctatgagatgtaacatcacactgcctgtctatactatctgtgtgctgtgtgcagggtctccagtgtatcctatgagatgtaacatcacactgcctgtctatactatctgtgtgctgtgtgcagagcctccagtgtatcctatgagatgtgacatcacactgcctgtctatactatctgtgtgctgtgtgcagagcctccagtgtatcctatgagatgtgacatcacactgcctgtctatactatctgtgtgtgctgtgtgcagagtctccagtgtatcctatgagatgtaacatcacactgcctgtctatactatctgtgtgctgtgtgcagagcctcagtgtatcctatgagatgtgacatcacactgcctgtctatactatctgtgtgctgtgtgcagagtctccagtgtatcctatgagatgtaacatcacactgcctgtctatactatctgtgtgctgtgtgcagggtctccagtgtatcctatgagatgtgacatcacactgcctgtctatactatctgtgtgctgtgtgcagggtctccagtgtatcctatgagatgtgacatcacactgcctgtctatactatctgtgtgctgtgtgcagagtctccagtgtatcctatgagatgtgacatcacactgcctgtctatactatctgtgtgctgtgtgcagagtctccagtgtatcctatgagatgtaacatcacactgcctgcctatactatctgtgtgctgtgtgcagggtctccagtgtatcctatgagatgtgacatcacactgcctgtctatactatctgtgtgtgctgtgtgcagggtctccagtgtatcctatgagatgtgacatcacactgcctgtctatactatctgtgtgctgtgtgcagggtctccagtgtatcctatgagatgtaacatcacactgcctgtctatactatctgtgtgtgctgtgtgcagggtctccagtgtatcctatgagatgtgacatcacactgcctgtctatactatctgtgtgctgtgtgcagggtctccagtgtatcctatgagatgtaacatcacactgcctgtctatactatctgtgtgctgtgtgcagggtctccagtgtatcctatgagatgtaacatcacactgcctgtctatactatctgtgtgctgtgtgcagagtctccagtgtatcctatgagatgtgacatcacactgcctgtctatactatctgtgtgctgtgtgcagggtctccagtgtatcctatgagatgtgacatcacactgcctgtctatactatctgtgtgtgctgtgtgcagggtctccagtgtatcctatgagatgtgacatcacactgcctgtctatactatctgtgtgctgtgtgcagggtctccagtgtatcctatgagatgtgacatcacactgcctgtctatactatctgtgtgtgctgtgtgcagggtctccagtgtatcctatgagatgtgacatcacactgcctgtctatactatctgtgtgctgtgtgcagggtctccagtgtatcctatgagatgtaacatcacactgcctgtctatactatctgtgtgctgtgtgcagggtctccagtgtatcctatgagatgtaacatcacactgcctgtctatactatctgtgtgctgtgtgcagggtctccagtgtatcctatgagatgtgacatcacactgcctgtctatactatctgtgtgctgtgtgcagggtctccagtgtatcctatgagatgtgacatcacactgcctgtctatactatctgtgtgctgtgtgcagatcctccagtgtatcctatgagatgtgacatcacactgcctgtctatactatctgtgtgctgtgtgcagatcctccagtgtatcctatggtcTGTATCTCCTCTTCTCCAGGGTTCTGAGTCCGGTCTCTCGGCTGCTGATTGGGCCATCGCTGTTTGCTCTATAATGAATGGAAAAGCCGGAGGCTCCGTGTTTGTTGCTAATGGATCTGGAAGCAGCGAGTCCCTGGATGAAGTTCTTCGGGCCGCGGTGAACTATGCACAGAAGAAGCGGCAGGATGAGGCGTGACAATAACGCAGGGACTGGACCAGAACCTTCTCCTTCTGTGAGTCCAGGTGTGAGGCACATGTCACAGACGTCTCCTTATAGGCTCCATGAGCCTCGATGCTGCTGTTActacagtcacagccagagctgcatctTGTTAcatcactgcagctctggatgtgactggagtagacaCATAAAGCTGCAGGTCATAGAGGATCAGACGCGGCAGAGCTGACGACTCGGACATTTATTCATGGGAGGCTGCGGAGTGTTGGCGCCTCGTCCTCTCCGGAGACGCGGGATGGATCGGGGGGAGCGGCCTGGTCTGGGATGTTCTCCTGGACGGAGGATCCGGTGTTTGTGCGTCGCTCTCCTGTGGAGACACATAAATGTTTGCTCTGTGTAACCACTGCTGCTCTGAGTAACCGCTGCTGTTCTGTGCTTGTGGCTGTGCTGTACCTTTAAGGTGAGGCCGTGGGTCATGCTGAAGCTGTAGGTGACTGTGGCTGCAGCTGCGGGTTTGGGGTTTGGCTGGACGGGGGGTAAATGGAAGGTCCTCAGGGGGGTCTCCTCCACCTCAAACAGAGCCAAGCGCCTGCGGAGCATCTGCTGCACCCGGAGCACTGCAGGGGGGACAGGAGAGGGTTAAATGGGTAGAACAGTCCCACCCCCTTCCGCTGTGtccccctgcagcacccccgcagGCTAAATGCAGAATTACACATCTATGGTTGTGATGCAAGGTCCCTCCTCTGGGAGATGTCCCTTCCCTCCGTCTTATTATCTCCATAGATCCATATGGTCTGTAGGACAATGAACCttacctggacaatccctttaaatccccTGCACGCATGTGGGGTGCATGCACGTTACTTACATGGGACTCTCTgggcgctggcgggggaccgggACGCCCATGTTTTCCAGAATCCAGCCCAGAACGGCAGCAAGGAGTCCATCAGCCAATCATGGAGGGGGTCATACAGGGCGATACTGGGCGGGTCACCGTGTGCCGCCACCTCCGTGTCTCGCAGCGCCGATTCCACCAGATCTGGGGACAACTACAACAGGAAGTCattgatgggggttgtagtacaaatctgccccctccatgtgaagCTCTGGACCTACCTCCGCACAGGTCTCCGGGGAGCTGAGATATCTGGTTAGCCGGGTGCTCACGCTGTATATCAGCCATGGGggtccacagcgcccccttgtgtccaGGCAGCTCCGCAGTGTATGGGTCCTGCACATGGCTCCAGCTATCTCAGCTTCCAGGACCCTCCGGTCACCTCTCTGCACCTATCAGTCACTGGAGGGCGGAATAGAATCTCCGGCATATGCCCCGCCCCGTTGTCTCTTCGGAGCCTCTTACCTGCAGCACAGGATTGTCTTGTGATGAGAGGAACCTCTCCTTGATGATGTGGACTTTCCTCTTGATGAGGCCGTGGTCGGGCCGGGCGTGGTGGACGTTCCTGTACTTCCTCAGCTCCAGGCAGCACAGCAGGTTGTTCTCCAGTAACGGAAGCCCCTCCGGAGGTCCATGGGTCTGCAGATACTTCAGGAAGTGCAGGACCTCTGGGGTCGGCCATCCCTGAGCTGCCATCTCCAGGGCCTGGTCAAAGGTGGCTCCATCATCAGCACTCGGCTCCAGCTGCGCTGGGTGATACACATTGCTCCTCCGTCCATGGAGACGCTTCGTGGCCATTTTGGTGCTTAGTACCAGAAGAAGTGGCTCAAGTCTCGCCCATCGCTCCTCCCCAGACTGCTCCACCCCATAGTCCTTCAGCTGCTCGGACATCTCACCCCAAAACTTGTTGAAGGAGGTGgccaggagcatgctgaggaacCTGGAGACCTGCGTGATGGACGAGGTGCTGATTGCACCCTTGGACACTTCCCTCATCAGATGTTTCCTCAGTCCTTGCAGTTGTGGGATCTGGATCTCCTCCAATTCTAGAACCTTCTGCACCACAGCCAGCagcttcctctcctcctccttactGGCCTGCAGCGCATGCAGCATCTCCAGAAGCCTCCAGCTCTGCGGCTCCTCCGTCTCCTGGACCAGTTTCTTGTAGGCCTTGTAGACCGCCCTGTGCTGAAGCATCTCCAGGGGGATGTCGGGATCTTGCGGGTGGTGATCGGGATGTCCCGTGATAAGACCGGGAACCATTAAAGGGTCCTGCCTTCTCTTGACCTTCTTGCCGCCCCCAAACTGATGAGCACCCGCTCTGTTCTCCTTGTTTGACCTAAATAAGACATGAAATGAATACTGACCTGAAGTATCTCAGATGATCTTCACCCTGAGGGTGACCTGACTACACGTTTCATGTTACCTTTTACAGGACCTTTTATGGGTCCAAAACCCTGACATAAGGTTATGAGGTCCCCAAAGTCCAAGGATCCACCTCGCCCAACACCAGATCCACTCCATGGAGAGGTCTCCAGCACCCAGTGAGGTCAGGCAGAGCTGTGTCAGTCAGAGTCTCTGTTCCTCCATAGAGCCCACTAGAGGTCCACAGCGtcggctcccccctcccctcagaCGTGACCTCGTCCCATGTCCCCGCAGCCTCACCTCTTCTTTCTTGCTTGTGTCCCTCTACTTGCTGTGGACCCCGAATCCTGGGACTTTTTGTGGGACGGTGAAACACAGAATCTGTAAGGACAGAAGAGCAGTCAGTGCACGACTCGCAGAGCTGAGGGGTTGTCGCAATGTGTCAGTGATTTGGAGAGATttgtgctgatacattgtaacggacATCATCTTGTGcacttacccccatgttacccTCCTGACACCGGGCTTTGTGGGTGCTGCCCCGGGGCCCTGCAGGAGCAGCATGTCCGGCCGTGATGTGGGTGCTAGCAGCGTGTCCGGCCGTGATGTGGGTGCTAGCAGCGTGTCCGGCCGTGATGTGGGTGCTAGCAGCGTGTCAAGCCGTGATGTGGGTGCTAGCAGCGTGTCCGGCCGTGATGTGGGTGCTAGCAGCGTGTCCGGCCGTGATGTGGGTGCTAGCAGCGTGTCCGGCCGTGATGTGGGTGCTGCCTCGGGGCCCTGCAGGAGCAGCGTGTCCGGCCGTGATGTGGGTGCTGCCTCGGGGCCCTGCAGGAGCAGCGTGTCCGGCCGTGATGTGGGTGCTAGCAGCGTGTCCGGCCGTGATGTGGGTGCTAGCAGCGTGTCCGGCCGTGATGTGGGTGCTCAGAGCTGAGGCTTCTGTACAGTGTTGAGGCGGGAGGTAGAATAACAGGCTGTAATCTCACCCAACATCTCAGGTGTCCCCGGAGTGTTGTTATAGAGCAGTTACATCAGCGCCATTAACCCTTCTCTCCCCTGGCAGGACGCTGCACCTGCTGCACGCACTTGTAGTCCATCCCATTGTCTCCAACTTCTGGgactttatttttgtttgtttttctcatttatttttgcattttaatgtttttttgttgtttttttgcattttttttctgttcagTTTTGATGATTTGGCGTTTCTTAGTGTTTTTAGATTTAGATTTTTACGCCTTTCCTTTTGCCTTcttattttattacaatttgcGATCCAAGGGGAATTTTCATTATTCCacagaaataataatttttgggtttttttcgaTTTTAGTTTCATTTGAGATTTATTCGCTTAAAAGAATGAGTGCCAATACCTGGAGGTTCTACATCTTAGAGCAAGCATAAGGGCGTGGCTTAGTAAGAAAGGGGCGCGGCTTAGTAGCAAAGGGGGGTGGTTTCAGCCAAAGATTTGCAGACAAGTCATGGGTGATACGGATTATTCCTGCATTTTCAATGTTTCCCTGCTCCTTGGTGTAAGGGATTTGTGAACCTGTATAAGCCCCTCCCACATGACTACATTGTCACTTACTTCAGGAACATTGTGATGTCATACTTCAGGAATCGTATCCACGGGTCGCGCAGAGCGGCCAGGGCCAAGTGATACGCAGACCCCAGATCCTCCAGGTGAATCCCTCCCGATGACAAGTCTGAGCGCCCCCCAGGGGCCGCCTCCTTGTGTCCAGAGCTGTCACCTGGAAGATGAGAAGGTCTGGAGGGAGAGCGGGAAGATGGTGCAGGAATGTCCTTACAGACTGTATaatctgacctcacactgctgtgctctgtgctctctgcagccagtgctatgtattgtccctggagagatgtgtaatcagacctcacactgctgtgctctgtgctctctgcagccagtgttatgtattgtccctggagagatgtgtaatcagacctcacactgctgtgctctgtgctctctgcagccagtgctatgtattgtccctggagagatgtgtaatcagacctcacactgctgtgctctgtgctccctgcagccagtgttatgtattgtccctggagagatgtgtaatcagacctcacactgctgtgctctgtgctctctgcagccagtgttatgtattgtccctggagagatgtgtaatcagacctcacactgctgtgctctgtgctctctgcagccagtgttatgtattgtccctggagggatgtgtaatcagacctcacactgctgtgctctgtgctctctgcagccagtgttatgtattgtccctggagagatgtgtaatcagacctcacactgctgtgctctgtgctctctgcagccagtgttatgtattgtccctggagagatgtgtaatcagacctcacactgctgtgctctgtgctctctgcagccagtgttatgtattgtccctggagagatgtgtaatcagacctcacactgctgtgctctgtgctctctgcagccagtgttatgtattgtccctggagagatgtgtaatcagacctcacactgctgtgctctgtgctctctgcagccagtgctatgtattgtccctggagagatgtgtaatcagacctcacactgctgtgctctgtgctccctgcagccagtgttatgtattgtccctggagagaggtgtaattagacctcacactgctgtgctctgtgctctctgcagccagtgttatgtattgtccctggagagatgtgtaattagacctcaaactgctgtgctctgtgctctctgcagccagtgttatgtactgtctctggagagatgtgtaatcagacctcacactgctgtgctctgtgctctctgcagtcagtgttatgtattatccctggagagatgtgtaatcagacctcacactgctgtgctctgtgcttcctgcagccagtgttatgtactgtccctggagagatgtgtaatcagacctcacactgctgtgctctgtgctctctgcagccagtgttatgtattgtccctggagagatgtgtaatcagacctcacactgctgtgctctgtgctctctgcagccagtgttatgtattgtccctggagagatgtgtaattagacctcacactgctgtgctctctgcatccagtgttatgtattgtccctggagagatgtgtaattagacctcacactgctgtgctctgtgctctctgcagccagtgttatgtattgtccctggagagatgtgtaatcagacctcacactgctgtgctctgtgctctctgcagccagtgttatgtattgtccctggagagatgtgtaatcagacctcacactgctgtgctctgtgctctctgcagccagtgttatgtactgtccctggagagatgtgtaatcagacctcacactgctgtgctctgtgctctctgcagccagtgttatgtattgtccctggagagatgtgtaatcagacctcacactgctgtgctctgtgctctctgcagccagtgttatgtattgtccctggagagatgtgtaatcagacctcacactgctgtgctctgtgctctctgcagccagtgttatgtattgccctggagagatgtgtaatcagacctcacactgctgtgctctgtgccctctgcagccagtgttatgtattgtccctggagagatgtgtaatcagacctcacactgctgtgctctgtgctctctgcagccagtgttatgtattgtccctggagagatgtgtaatcagactttacactgctgtgctctgtgctctctgcagccagtgttatgtattgtccctggagagatgtgtaatcatacctcacactgctgtgctctgtgctctctgcagccagtgttatgtactgtccctggagagatgtgtaatcagacctcacactgctgtgctctgtgctctctgcagccagtgttatgtattgtccctggagagatgtgtaatcagacctcacactgctgtgctctgtgctctctgcagccagtgttatgtattgagcacagagcacagcaatgtgaggtgtgattacataTGACTGGCTATGGTACAGGGTTCCTATGTTGTTCCTCTCTCGTACCTTTCTGAGTAGTGGAGATCTCTGGATACATTTTGATGCTATTCTTGTGGGTCCGGGGCTGCCTGGCCCGGTTCTGGTTCTGTTCTTCTCTCCATTCTCCATATTCATTCAGTTCTTGCCACAGAAGGAAAATCTGCGATGTTTTTGGCGGCTCGAACCTGTTGGTAAATGATGAGATGAGAAGCGTCTGCGGCCCCTCTAGGGCTGTAACATCTGtccatcctgatcctcctggtTCATGAATGCAATGCTAGAAGTAATGTCAGGCGCAGGGAATCGCAGGCGATGGGAATGGCGGGAAACACTGTTTAGGCCCCTCCTCTGGCCCCGCCCCTGTGGTGTATGAGGGTCCTGGTGGTCACCTGTTCAGATGGTGCAGGAAGACCCCCCCGGCCTGCGCGTCGCTGCCCAGGGCTGGAGCCATTCTGTCTGGTAGAGGGGGGCCGGGCCCCTCCAGATGATCCCGGGGCCCCCACACCTGGAAGACACGGACATGGAGCAGGATTCAGCCGGAGTTTTCTCAGGACCCCCATCTCCTGGTGGAGCCAAGGACATTACCCTGTCACAGTCCCTCAGTCCTGGGGGGGTGCTTGCATCATCTCCTGCTGCTCCTACAAGAGGTGAGGAGTCCAGTgcctccccctgctgtgctctgtgcctgaaAGACAGGGAAATAGCTATAGGGCAGAGCAATCAATCCCTGAACACAACGCAAATATTCCATATCAGACATAACCAATCCATCCCTGATCACACAACACTGCTACATATCAGACATGACCAATCCATCCCTGATCACACCACACTGCTACATATCAGACATGACCAATCCATCCCTGATCATAACACACTGATACATATCAGACATGACCAATCCATCCCTGATCATAACACACTGATACATATCAGACATGACCAATCCATCCCTGATCACACAACACTGCTACATATCAGACATAACCAATCCATCCCTGATCATAACAATGCTACATATCAGACATGACCAATCCATCCCTGATCATAACACACTGATACATAACAGACATGAGCAATCCATCCCTGATCATACCATCCTGATACATATCAGACATGACCAATCCATCCCTAATCATAACACTGCTACATATCAGACATGACCAATCCATCCCTAATCATAACACTGCTACATATCAGACATGACCAATCCATCCCTAATCATAACACACTGCTACATATCAGACATGACCAATCCATCCCTGATCACACAACACTGCTACATATCAGACATAACCAATCCATCCCTGATCATAACACACTGCTACATATCAGACATAACCAATCCAGCCCTGATCATAACACTGCTACATATCAGACATGACCAATCCATCCCTGATCACACCACACTGCTACATATCAGACATGACCAATCCATCCCTGATCATAACACACTGATACATATCAGACATGACCAATCCATCCCTGATCACACAACACTGCTACATATCAGACATAACCAATCCATCCCTGATCATAACACACTGCTACATAACAGACATGAGCAATCCATCCCTGATCATACCATCCTGATACATATCAGACATGACCAATCCATCCCTAATCATAACACTGCTACATATCAGACATGACCAATCCATCCCTAATCATAACACTGCTACATATCAGA contains the following coding sequences:
- the LOC140120819 gene encoding uncharacterized protein, which gives rise to MTAPDIHETDLEDLLVYDDLFLDYFNTFLALPAFPVRTSYDRLTGNVRDLEGTLQDDFQDFGASDLQVEAALFWLRQERFPLFRRSPLYLEYKLVKLLLRPLECPQPASRYGIRGYSRQTTSAALSTSHGSPLQLSAPSVWPEEARGMGGGSPCRVHSTPAAPGYDSDPYRLSLLEQYGDAIMRLCQTPDPETAEQDPETMGQDPGTAQPNPKTEQDTCVALTHNETKDPSCPESPHVLLHTEAPVLAEGHRDPRDPRSEDPGMDPEDLYSFTAEEENFVKQHNLTMTSLQQLKEEALSSREGMGHFLHFLQDTQGSHIFRFWMDCEAFREQSVDLEAQHSPEDARHLCVHLFRNIQNKYQLYLSPQCQEQIRLCQQIRGPSYHALRRPQYDSLRRLRSYWIPRFLIHCQRRPVVRHRAQQGEALDSSPLVGAAGDDASTPPGLRDCDRVWGPRDHLEGPGPPLPDRMAPALGSDAQAGGVFLHHLNRFEPPKTSQIFLLWQELNEYGEWREEQNQNRARQPRTHKNSIKMYPEISTTQKGDSSGHKEAAPGGRSDLSSGGIHLEDLGSAYHLALAALRDPWIRFLKYDITMFLKFCVSPSHKKSQDSGSTASRGTQARKKRSNKENRAGAHQFGGGKKVKRRQDPLMVPGLITGHPDHHPQDPDIPLEMLQHRAVYKAYKKLVQETEEPQSWRLLEMLHALQASKEEERKLLAVVQKVLELEEIQIPQLQGLRKHLMREVSKGAISTSSITQVSRFLSMLLATSFNKFWGEMSEQLKDYGVEQSGEERWARLEPLLLVLSTKMATKRLHGRRSNVYHPAQLEPSADDGATFDQALEMAAQGWPTPEVLHFLKYLQTHGPPEGLPLLENNLLCCLELRKYRNVHHARPDHGLIKRKVHIIKERFLSSQDNPVLQLSPDLVESALRDTEVAAHGDPPSIALYDPLHDWLMDSLLPFWAGFWKTWASRSPASAQRVPLLRVQQMLRRRLALFEVEETPLRTFHLPPVQPNPKPAAAATVTYSFSMTHGLTLKESDAQTPDPPSRRTSQTRPLPPIHPASPERTRRQHSAASHE